The Fimbriimonadia bacterium genome segment CGGTGCGGACGGAGGAATCCTTAACAACCGCGGCGACGTAGCGTGGTCCGCGGCGGACATCCGTCTCTACCCGCGGGCTACGACGGCGAGCGGTTCGGAAGCCAGGACGTGTTCCTGAACGACCAGAACATCTCCTATGCGTTATACGGGGACGTTCCACACGACTGCGCAGTGCTTGGTCTGAACGACCGTGGTGACCTGCTGTGGCGCGGTAACATCCGCGGGGTTGAGGGGAGCATGACCCTGTACCTCAACCAGACCAACATCTCCGCAATTGCGGGCCCCGATAGCTTCGTGTACAACTGGAGAGAGGTGACCAAACTGGATCAGCACGGACGTGTAGCATGGATGGACCGGGGGCTATTGGACGCGTGGCCCGAGCGCGTGTGGGTGGACGACCTGGTCCTCAGTACCGACGCCCTCGGGCCCGACTGGCGTAACTACGGCGCGTACTTGCTGGACATGGGTCCTAACGGCCATGTGCTGTGGATGAGTTACGATATAAACCAAATGGGTAGGGTCACCGTCTGGCGCTCCACCCCCATCCCGGAGCCCTCAGGCGGTGCCGCAGCCGTGTGCGGCCTGCTCCTCTTGGCACCACTTTGGAAGCGCCGCAGACGATGAGAGGCCATGACGCGACATATTCCAGCGCAGCGTACCGGCATCGGTCGGTGGCATCATAGCTAGCGACTTCGTGCTAAGGCGACGCGGCGGCCTCCGGGGGAACCGGAGGCCGCATCACTCCAAGAGACAGCTCCCGAGGCTACGGAGGGCAGTTGCCCTCGGCGCCTCCCGTCACACGCCAGTGCCAGCCGTCGGCGGCACCCGCCACGACGATGTTCACACCGCACACCGGAGGATTGTCGGTAAACGTGTTGTCAATCGCCTGAAGCCGAGCACCGCTCGGGCGTGAGTCGTCTAGGTCAATGGCGCAGTTGCTGAAGGTATTGTCGCCCGGGTCCGATGTGGTACCCGCGTCAACGACGCCCTTCAACACCTGGATCGCCGCCCCCGTCGTGTTTTCGAAGGTGCAGCCACGAACCGTGACACTCTGCGCGTCTCCCGGCCCGGCCACGATGATGCCGTTGGTTGAGCCGGTGAAGGTCGTGCCCGTAACCGCGACGGTCACGTCGGCGTTGATGAACAGACCGGCTGCGCTCTGGGCCGAGAGAGTGCAGTTCTCGATTGTGAAAGTCAGACCCGCCTGGTCTGCCTCGACCGCGTTGGGCGGGGGAGACGTGCTGCCGGTGCCGGCGATTAGCATCTGCTCCAGTGCGGCATCGTTCCCTCGAATCAGCACGACCCGAGCGGCGCTGCCACCGGTGTAGGGCGACACAGCTCGGAAGCCCCGAAGCGTTACGCGGTCGCCAGAGATGAGAAATACCGTCGGATCGGTCGCACCACCCGTCACGATGACGCTCGAAGGTGTCGCCCCACCCACGATGGTGACATCGTCGCCAACGTCAATCGGGAAGGTCTCGCCGGACGCGGCGCTGTACACACCCGCCTTAAGGAAGATCGGGAGCCCCGGCACGCGGCCGTCGTTCAGAGCCTCGCCGATGGTCTTGTAGGGATTAGCTGCCGATCCGTCGCCGCTGGTGGCGACGTTAGGGTCAACGTACACCGCGGATTCGCAGACGGTGCCGATGTCCCAGCCGGGCGCGCCGGCTTCCGCAAAGACGTTAGTACCGCACTGAGCAGCCGGGTTGAAGGTGTTGCCTCTAGCCTGCATGATGGAGCCGCCACTGCGTGCGTCCCGCAGGTGATACAGTAGCGATCCGGTGAAGGTGTTTCCGCCTGCAGAGGTTGCCGTACCCGCATCCACGGAGCCGCCCTCCACGTTGATCCCCGCTTGCGCATTCGCATTGAACGTGTTGGTGCGGATGGTCGCCGTGCTGCTCGTGGCGGTGCTTGCGAGATGCACGCCGTAGTCACAGTCGGCGAATGTGTTGCCAGTTATGGTGCCCACTGCATTCGTGCCCGAAATGGCGATGCATGCGGCGTTCGGCGCGGAGAGAGAACTCCCGGTGATCGAGAACACCACGTTATTGGCGAGAACGGCGATCCCGTGTCTGCCCGCGGCTCCGGCGCCCACGATGATGCAGTTGATCACTTCGGTGGGCGAGGCCGTAGAACCCGCCCCAATCAAGACCGCCCGCGCGCTCGCTGCCGTCGATGCGCTTTCCACCTTCACCTTGTTGAGGCTGGACCCGAGCTGAAGCTGCACAACGGTCGCGTTCCCCGTGTCACCAACGATCTGGGCGTCTGCAGCCGTCGCAGCCGTGCCTTCTAGGTCCACGTTCGCCGGTATCACGAGAGGGAACGTCTCGCCTGCAGCTGCGTTGTAGACGCCGCTGCCAACCCGGATCTTTAGGAGCGTGCTCACTTCGGGATCGGTGAGTGCCTTGGTGATAGTCCGGTATGGGTTGGTCTGGGTCCCGTCACCGGTTACATCGTTGCCTGTGCCTGCCACGTAGACGGCGACGC includes the following:
- a CDS encoding DUF1565 domain-containing protein encodes the protein MKRLALIVPAILPLLFAGCGGGGGGGAGVRVAVYVAGTGNDVTGDGTQTNPYRTITKALTDPEVSTLLKIRVGSGVYNAAAGETFPLVIPANVDLEGTAATAADAQIVGDTGNATVVQLQLGSSLNKVKVESASTAASARAVLIGAGSTASPTEVINCIIVGAGAAGRHGIAVLANNVVFSITGSSLSAPNAACIAISGTNAVGTITGNTFADCDYGVHLASTATSSTATIRTNTFNANAQAGINVEGGSVDAGTATSAGGNTFTGSLLYHLRDARSGGSIMQARGNTFNPAAQCGTNVFAEAGAPGWDIGTVCESAVYVDPNVATSGDGSAANPYKTIGEALNDGRVPGLPIFLKAGVYSAASGETFPIDVGDDVTIVGGATPSSVIVTGGATDPTVFLISGDRVTLRGFRAVSPYTGGSAARVVLIRGNDAALEQMLIAGTGSTSPPPNAVEADQAGLTFTIENCTLSAQSAAGLFINADVTVAVTGTTFTGSTNGIIVAGPGDAQSVTVRGCTFENTTGAAIQVLKGVVDAGTTSDPGDNTFSNCAIDLDDSRPSGARLQAIDNTFTDNPPVCGVNIVVAGAADGWHWRVTGGAEGNCPP